The proteins below come from a single Actinomycetota bacterium genomic window:
- a CDS encoding isochorismatase family protein: MSNRHPALATREDAGLVIIDVQDAFAPVIDGFDGVVANCGLLVEGFGVMGRPVIVTEQYPKGLGHTVQALADRLPDGTPIIEKTRFSACGVEGFEDAYDAAPCDTWVVCGVEAHVCVNQTVHDLLSRGASVHVAADAVSSRTPANRQAGLDKAARAGAHVTSAEMVLFEMLAQAGGPEFKAISALVR, encoded by the coding sequence ATGAGCAACCGGCACCCGGCGCTCGCCACCCGCGAGGACGCGGGCCTCGTCATCATCGACGTGCAGGACGCCTTCGCGCCCGTGATCGACGGCTTCGACGGGGTGGTGGCGAACTGCGGCCTGCTCGTGGAGGGCTTCGGGGTGATGGGCCGCCCGGTGATCGTCACCGAGCAGTACCCCAAGGGACTCGGGCATACCGTGCAGGCGCTCGCCGATCGTCTGCCCGACGGCACGCCGATCATCGAGAAGACGCGGTTCTCCGCCTGCGGGGTGGAGGGATTCGAGGATGCCTACGACGCCGCGCCTTGCGACACCTGGGTGGTGTGCGGGGTGGAGGCGCACGTGTGCGTGAACCAGACGGTGCACGACCTGCTCTCGCGCGGGGCATCGGTGCACGTGGCAGCCGACGCCGTGAGCTCGCGCACGCCCGCCAACCGCCAGGCGGGCCTCGACAAGGCCGCGCGGGCGGGCGCGCATGTGACGTCGGCCGAGATGGTGCTGTTCGAGATGCTCGCGCAGGCCGGCGGGCCGGAGTTCAAGGCGATCTCGGCGCTTGTGCGATGA
- the carA gene encoding glutamine-hydrolyzing carbamoyl-phosphate synthase small subunit, which translates to MSDALIVLEDGMVLPCRSVGASGTALGEMVFTTGMNGYQEAVTDPSYLGQILTFSAPMIGNYGTGDQALESPRVWPGAVIATRIGDSPGVAGPVGFRSWLAAQGVVAVEDADTRRLVRHLRDHGAMRGGVSTGMGAEELLALVREHPHLDGRDLSVDAAGARRSLGGDGPTIVAVDCGMKQGILTGLAGSGMRVEVVPAGTTDEEILALDPDGVFISNGPGDPAACVPVIDALSGVLGKVPVFGICLGHQLLSHALGLRTEKLPFGHRGANHPVQRAEDGVVEITVQNHGYAVVADSLPDGVEVTRTSLFDGSVEGIAAPDVLAASVQYHPEARPGPHDATYLFRAFRDRVAA; encoded by the coding sequence ATGAGCGACGCGCTCATCGTGCTCGAGGACGGCATGGTGCTGCCGTGCCGCTCGGTAGGGGCGTCCGGCACCGCGCTGGGCGAGATGGTGTTCACCACCGGCATGAATGGCTACCAGGAGGCCGTCACCGACCCGTCATACCTCGGGCAAATCCTCACCTTCAGCGCGCCGATGATCGGGAACTACGGCACCGGCGATCAGGCGCTCGAGAGCCCCCGCGTGTGGCCGGGGGCGGTGATCGCTACCCGCATCGGGGATTCTCCCGGGGTGGCCGGACCGGTCGGGTTCCGCTCGTGGCTGGCCGCGCAGGGCGTGGTGGCGGTGGAGGATGCCGACACCCGGCGCCTCGTGCGCCACCTGCGCGACCACGGCGCGATGCGAGGAGGCGTGAGCACCGGGATGGGCGCCGAGGAACTGCTGGCGCTGGTGCGCGAGCACCCGCACCTCGACGGCCGTGACCTCTCGGTGGATGCCGCGGGCGCGCGGAGATCGCTGGGCGGCGACGGCCCGACCATCGTTGCCGTGGACTGCGGCATGAAGCAGGGGATCCTCACCGGGCTCGCCGGGTCGGGCATGCGGGTGGAGGTCGTTCCCGCGGGCACGACCGACGAGGAGATCCTCGCCCTCGATCCCGACGGGGTGTTCATCAGCAACGGCCCGGGCGACCCGGCGGCGTGCGTGCCGGTGATCGACGCACTGTCGGGAGTGCTCGGCAAGGTCCCGGTGTTCGGCATCTGCCTGGGGCACCAACTGCTGTCGCACGCGCTCGGCCTGCGCACCGAGAAGCTGCCCTTCGGTCACCGCGGCGCCAACCACCCGGTGCAGCGCGCCGAGGACGGCGTGGTGGAGATCACCGTGCAGAACCACGGCTACGCGGTGGTGGCCGACTCCCTGCCCGACGGGGTGGAGGTGACGCGCACGAGCCTGTTCGACGGCAGCGTTGAGGGCATCGCCGCCCCCGACGTGCTGGCCGCGTCGGTGCAGTACCACCCCGAGGCCCGGCCCGGGCCGCACGACGCGACCTACCTGTTCCGTGCCTTCCGCGACCGGGTGGCCGCCTGA
- the carB gene encoding carbamoyl-phosphate synthase large subunit produces MPRREDIRTIMVLGSGPIVIGQAGEFDYSGTQGCRALRDEGYRIVLVNSNPATIMTDPGVADRTYVEPLDVQAAERIIQVEQPDAILPTLGGQTALNLAIDLAEAGVLDRHGVELIGADVDVIRRAEDRDLFKQCMREVGVPVLDSRIATDLDTARDAAEALGFPIILRPAFTLGGEGGGVALTPDDLEPVVTNALAASPISQVLMERSVTGWDEIELEVVRDRNDNAVIVCTIENLDPMGVHTGDSVTVAPAMTLDDREQQLLRDAAIEVVRAVGVETGGANVQFALNRATGEMVVIEMNPRVSRSSALASKATGFPIARIAARLAIGYTLDELPNDITKVTPASFEPTLDYVAVKVPRFAFEKLTEDRVPLSTYMQSVGEVLALGRTFGEALGKALSARELDARLDEPDSVDQALERLRKPSWDRFDLMMWAAGHGATAEQLHEATGVHRWFTHEILALATAVDDLPGDLAAIDHDQMLGARRRGLTDRDIAAHTGASEAEVGHRRHALGVRPSYRAVDTCAAEFAAVTPYYYGTFGTEGEATPLGRPSVVVLGSGPNRIGQGIEFDYCCVHAAMTTQDLGYAAIMVNCNPETVSTDHGVSDRLYMEPVTLDAVLDICQAEQPVGVIAQLGGQTPLRLAAPLKAAGVNVLGTSPEAIDMAEDRGRFGALLGELGLKAPPWAMAEGEADLLAAAEEVGYPALVRPSYVLGGRAMAIVSGPDELRAWMAKEKPRGLVMVDRFLAGATEIDVDALSDGESTWIAGVMEHVEEAGVHSGDSACVLPPQGIGADADAEVRRQAALLAEAIGVKGLLNVQFALRDGTAYVIEANPRASRTVPFVAKATGVPVVRHAVRLMLGESIAELGLPESSAMSHVAVKEAVLPFARFPWADPVLGPEMRSTGEVMGIGATFTEAFAKAQRGARQALPRTGTVFLSVRDEDKPRIAGLAVDIHAAGLEIVATGGTAKAVAAVGIPVREVNKISDGPPHVADLILGGEVAMVVCTPSGRGDRADGAIIRRAAVRAGVPCITTIEAAEAGAQSLGVDPAVVAPVALQDLARA; encoded by the coding sequence ATGCCGCGCCGCGAGGACATCCGCACCATCATGGTGCTTGGAAGCGGGCCGATCGTGATCGGGCAGGCCGGTGAGTTCGACTACTCGGGCACCCAGGGGTGCCGCGCGCTGCGCGACGAGGGGTACCGCATCGTGCTGGTCAACTCCAACCCGGCCACGATCATGACCGACCCCGGGGTGGCCGACCGCACCTACGTGGAGCCGCTCGACGTGCAGGCGGCCGAGCGCATCATCCAGGTGGAGCAGCCCGACGCGATCCTGCCCACCCTAGGCGGGCAGACCGCGCTGAACCTGGCCATCGACCTCGCCGAGGCCGGGGTGCTCGATCGCCATGGGGTGGAGCTCATCGGCGCCGACGTGGACGTCATCCGGCGGGCGGAGGACCGCGATCTGTTCAAGCAGTGCATGCGCGAGGTGGGCGTGCCGGTGCTCGACAGCCGCATCGCCACCGACCTCGACACCGCGCGCGATGCCGCCGAGGCGCTGGGCTTCCCGATCATCCTGAGGCCGGCCTTCACCCTCGGTGGTGAGGGAGGCGGTGTGGCGCTCACCCCCGATGACCTCGAGCCGGTGGTCACCAATGCCCTCGCGGCCAGCCCCATCTCGCAGGTGCTCATGGAGCGGTCCGTCACGGGCTGGGATGAGATCGAGCTCGAGGTGGTGCGCGACCGCAACGACAACGCGGTGATCGTCTGCACCATCGAGAACCTCGACCCCATGGGCGTGCATACGGGCGACTCGGTGACGGTGGCGCCGGCGATGACCCTCGACGACCGCGAGCAACAGCTGCTGCGCGACGCCGCCATCGAGGTGGTGCGCGCCGTCGGCGTCGAGACCGGCGGCGCCAACGTGCAGTTCGCGCTCAACCGCGCCACCGGCGAGATGGTGGTGATCGAGATGAACCCGCGGGTGTCGCGCTCGTCAGCGCTGGCATCCAAGGCCACCGGCTTCCCGATCGCACGCATCGCCGCCCGCCTGGCCATCGGCTACACGCTCGACGAGCTGCCCAACGACATCACCAAGGTCACGCCGGCGTCGTTCGAGCCCACGCTCGACTACGTGGCGGTCAAGGTGCCGCGCTTCGCGTTCGAGAAGCTCACCGAGGACCGCGTGCCGCTCTCCACCTACATGCAGAGCGTGGGCGAGGTATTGGCCCTGGGCCGCACCTTCGGCGAGGCGCTGGGCAAGGCGCTCAGCGCCCGCGAGCTCGATGCCCGCCTCGATGAGCCCGATTCGGTGGACCAGGCCCTCGAGCGCTTGCGCAAGCCCTCATGGGACCGCTTCGACCTCATGATGTGGGCCGCCGGGCACGGGGCCACGGCGGAGCAGCTGCACGAGGCCACGGGCGTGCACCGGTGGTTCACCCACGAGATCCTTGCGCTCGCCACCGCGGTTGACGATCTGCCGGGCGACCTGGCCGCCATCGATCATGACCAGATGCTGGGCGCCCGCAGGCGCGGGCTCACCGACCGTGACATCGCCGCGCATACCGGGGCCAGCGAGGCCGAGGTGGGGCATAGGCGCCATGCGCTCGGCGTGCGGCCGTCGTACCGCGCGGTGGACACCTGCGCGGCGGAGTTCGCCGCGGTCACGCCTTACTACTACGGCACGTTCGGCACCGAGGGCGAGGCCACGCCGCTCGGCCGCCCGTCGGTGGTGGTGCTGGGGTCGGGTCCCAACCGCATCGGCCAGGGCATCGAGTTCGACTACTGCTGCGTGCACGCGGCCATGACGACGCAGGATCTGGGTTACGCGGCGATCATGGTGAATTGCAACCCCGAGACGGTGTCCACCGACCACGGCGTGAGCGACCGGCTCTACATGGAACCGGTCACCCTCGACGCGGTGCTCGACATCTGTCAAGCCGAGCAGCCGGTGGGGGTCATCGCGCAGCTTGGAGGCCAGACGCCGCTCCGCCTCGCAGCCCCGCTCAAGGCGGCGGGCGTGAACGTGCTCGGCACATCCCCGGAGGCCATTGACATGGCCGAGGACCGGGGCCGGTTCGGGGCCCTCCTCGGCGAGCTCGGGCTCAAGGCCCCGCCGTGGGCGATGGCCGAGGGCGAGGCCGACCTGCTGGCGGCTGCCGAGGAGGTGGGCTACCCCGCGCTGGTGCGCCCCTCATACGTGCTGGGTGGACGCGCCATGGCCATCGTCTCGGGACCGGATGAGCTCAGGGCATGGATGGCCAAGGAGAAGCCGCGCGGGCTGGTGATGGTTGACCGCTTCCTCGCCGGCGCCACCGAGATCGACGTGGATGCCCTGTCCGACGGTGAATCGACCTGGATCGCCGGGGTGATGGAGCACGTGGAGGAGGCCGGGGTGCATTCGGGTGACTCGGCATGCGTGCTGCCGCCCCAGGGCATCGGGGCCGACGCCGACGCCGAGGTGCGCCGCCAGGCCGCCCTGCTGGCCGAGGCCATCGGGGTGAAGGGGCTGCTCAACGTGCAGTTCGCCCTCCGCGACGGCACGGCCTACGTGATCGAGGCCAACCCGCGCGCATCGCGCACCGTTCCGTTCGTGGCCAAGGCCACGGGAGTGCCCGTGGTGCGGCACGCGGTGCGGTTGATGCTGGGGGAGAGCATCGCCGAGCTCGGGCTTCCCGAAAGCAGCGCGATGTCGCACGTGGCCGTGAAGGAGGCCGTGCTGCCGTTCGCGCGCTTCCCGTGGGCCGACCCTGTGCTGGGCCCGGAGATGCGCTCCACCGGCGAGGTGATGGGCATCGGCGCCACGTTCACCGAGGCCTTCGCCAAGGCGCAGCGCGGGGCGCGGCAGGCGCTGCCCCGCACGGGCACCGTCTTCCTCTCGGTGCGTGACGAGGACAAGCCGCGCATCGCCGGCCTGGCCGTCGACATCCACGCGGCCGGTCTCGAGATCGTGGCCACCGGCGGCACCGCGAAGGCCGTGGCCGCCGTCGGCATCCCCGTGCGCGAGGTGAACAAGATCTCGGACGGGCCGCCGCACGTGGCCGACCTCATCCTCGGGGGTGAGGTTGCCATGGTGGTGTGCACGCCGAGCGGCCGCGGGGATCGCGCGGACGGCGCCATCATCCGGCGCGCGGCGGTGCGCGCGGGCGTGCCGTGCATCACCACCATCGAGGCGGCGGAGGCCGGCGCGCAGTCCCTGGGGGTCGATCCGGCCGTGGTGGCGCCGGTGGCGCTGCAGGATCTCGCCAGGGCGTGA
- a CDS encoding guanylate kinase translates to MPHLPGQDPRGALRPAAGRAGRAPAPPVARRPRVFVVSGPSGAGKGTLIKGALDGIPDLAVAVSVTTRAKRPGEVDGREYHFMSRAEFARLVDEGAFLEHAEFAGNRYGTLNRELDRIMGTGRSVILEIELQGARNVRRVRPESVSVFIEPPSLEELARRLRDRATDAEEEIEARLEVARTEVAAREEFDHAILNDDIARATAELVGVIEAEVRSA, encoded by the coding sequence GTGCCGCATCTCCCAGGGCAAGACCCTCGGGGGGCTCTCCGACCGGCAGCGGGGCGAGCTGGTCGAGCTCCTGCGCCTCCGGTAGCCCGCCGCCCGCGCGTATTCGTGGTGTCGGGCCCGTCCGGCGCCGGCAAGGGCACCCTCATCAAGGGGGCGCTCGACGGCATCCCCGACCTGGCCGTGGCCGTGTCGGTCACTACCCGTGCAAAGCGCCCGGGTGAGGTGGACGGACGCGAATACCACTTCATGAGCAGGGCGGAGTTCGCCCGCCTCGTGGACGAGGGGGCGTTCCTCGAGCACGCGGAGTTCGCCGGGAACCGCTACGGCACCCTCAATAGGGAACTCGACCGCATCATGGGGACCGGCCGCTCGGTGATCCTCGAGATCGAGTTGCAGGGAGCGCGCAACGTGCGCCGCGTGCGGCCCGAGTCGGTGTCGGTATTCATCGAGCCGCCCTCGCTGGAGGAGCTCGCCCGCCGCCTGCGCGACCGCGCGACCGACGCCGAGGAGGAGATCGAGGCGCGCCTCGAGGTCGCCCGCACTGAGGTCGCCGCCCGCGAGGAGTTCGACCACGCCATCCTCAATGACGACATCGCCCGTGCCACTGCGGAGCTCGTCGGTGTCATCGAAGCCGAGGTGCGCTCCGCGTAG
- the coaBC gene encoding bifunctional phosphopantothenoylcysteine decarboxylase/phosphopantothenate--cysteine ligase CoaBC, whose translation MAEILMGVTGGIAAYKSLDVLRILQRHGHGVSVVMTHTAERFVGSASFAALSGREVGTHLFGDSEQPGYHHLDVNDGKDLMLVAPASANTISQMASGAASSLLTSCYLAFRGPVVVAPAMNTSMWLHPATARNIDMLRADGVHLVDPESGLLADGAVGPGRLAEPMAIVDAVEAVLAGGSGRRDLAGKTVLISAGGTREPIDAVRYVGNRSSGRMGWALAAAARDRGADVVMVQANVDLPREPGIRYVDAPTAAAMRDACRAEFPGCDMLIMCAAVADYRPVDAASAKLDKSKADALTVQMERTTDILAELSALRDDQVLVGFAAEHGPEGLERARGKRQRKSVDIMVHNDAAVEGAAFEGADNIITIIGPGEGEHSLPRMSKRECAERILDAATPLVEALPARS comes from the coding sequence GTGGCTGAGATACTGATGGGCGTGACGGGCGGCATCGCCGCCTACAAGAGCCTCGACGTGCTGCGCATCCTGCAGCGGCACGGGCACGGGGTGAGCGTGGTGATGACCCACACCGCCGAGCGGTTCGTGGGCAGCGCGTCATTTGCCGCGCTGTCGGGGCGCGAGGTGGGCACGCACCTGTTCGGCGATTCCGAGCAGCCGGGCTACCACCACCTCGACGTCAACGACGGCAAGGACCTCATGCTGGTGGCGCCGGCATCAGCCAACACCATCTCGCAGATGGCCTCGGGTGCGGCGAGCAGCCTTCTCACCTCGTGCTACCTGGCATTCCGCGGGCCCGTCGTGGTGGCGCCCGCCATGAACACCTCGATGTGGCTGCACCCGGCCACGGCTCGCAACATCGACATGCTGCGCGCCGACGGGGTGCACCTGGTCGATCCCGAGAGCGGCCTGCTGGCCGATGGCGCGGTGGGACCCGGCCGCCTTGCGGAGCCCATGGCGATCGTGGACGCCGTCGAGGCGGTGCTTGCGGGAGGGTCCGGGCGTCGTGACCTCGCCGGGAAGACCGTGCTGATCTCCGCCGGCGGCACGCGTGAGCCCATCGACGCCGTGCGCTACGTGGGCAACCGCTCGAGCGGGCGCATGGGCTGGGCGCTGGCCGCCGCTGCGCGCGACCGCGGTGCGGACGTTGTGATGGTGCAGGCCAATGTCGACCTGCCGCGCGAGCCGGGCATCCGTTACGTGGACGCCCCGACGGCCGCCGCCATGCGCGACGCCTGCCGCGCGGAATTCCCCGGTTGCGACATGCTCATCATGTGCGCCGCGGTGGCCGACTACCGGCCCGTCGACGCCGCAAGCGCCAAGCTCGACAAGAGCAAGGCCGATGCCCTTACCGTGCAGATGGAGCGCACCACGGACATCCTGGCCGAGCTCTCGGCGCTGCGCGACGACCAGGTGCTGGTGGGCTTCGCGGCCGAGCATGGCCCTGAGGGCCTCGAGCGTGCCCGCGGCAAGCGCCAGCGCAAGTCGGTGGACATCATGGTGCACAACGACGCGGCGGTGGAGGGCGCGGCCTTTGAGGGCGCCGACAACATCATCACGATCATCGGCCCGGGCGAGGGCGAGCACTCGCTGCCGCGCATGAGCAAGCGCGAGTGCGCCGAGCGAATCCTCGACGCAGCGACGCCGCTCGTGGAGGCCCTGCCCGCTCGAAGCTAG
- a CDS encoding tetratricopeptide repeat protein: MDEGVGAYEWFQRGMELMESRDFHPAAVALEQAKKLEPDKASIREALGRAYLSTRQFARAAEEFEVAVEIQPTDHYAHYCLGRAYRGLGEDDRAERHYELARCLGSKLA, encoded by the coding sequence ATGGACGAGGGCGTCGGCGCATACGAGTGGTTCCAGCGGGGGATGGAGCTGATGGAGTCGCGCGACTTCCATCCAGCGGCAGTGGCGCTCGAGCAGGCCAAGAAGCTCGAGCCCGACAAGGCGTCCATCCGCGAGGCCCTGGGGCGGGCCTATCTCTCCACGCGGCAGTTCGCGCGCGCGGCCGAGGAGTTCGAGGTCGCGGTGGAGATCCAGCCCACCGACCATTACGCGCACTACTGCCTTGGCCGGGCCTATCGCGGGCTGGGCGAGGACGACCGCGCCGAGCGCCACTACGAGCTGGCGCGCTGCCTCGGGTCGAAGCTGGCGTAG
- a CDS encoding D-tyrosyl-tRNA(Tyr) deacylase, translating to MRMVLQRVSRAAVSVDGDEVARIGTGYLLLVGVQDGDDAEVARRMAAKVASLRLFPGDEGRGFDRPLADVAGAVLVVSQFTVVGDVRKGNRPSWAAAALPDAAAPLVEDVASHLEEVGIEVARGVFGAMMEVSLVNDGPVTLVLDSRDLLGPRRG from the coding sequence GTGCGGATGGTGCTGCAGAGGGTGAGCCGGGCAGCGGTGTCGGTCGACGGCGACGAGGTGGCGCGCATCGGCACCGGGTACCTGCTGCTGGTGGGCGTGCAGGATGGCGACGACGCCGAGGTGGCCCGGCGCATGGCTGCGAAGGTGGCGTCGCTGAGGCTGTTCCCGGGAGATGAGGGCCGGGGGTTCGACCGCCCGCTCGCCGACGTGGCCGGCGCGGTGCTGGTGGTGAGCCAATTCACGGTGGTGGGCGACGTGCGCAAGGGCAACCGCCCGTCATGGGCCGCGGCCGCCCTGCCTGACGCCGCGGCGCCGCTCGTGGAGGACGTCGCGTCGCACCTTGAGGAGGTCGGCATCGAGGTGGCGCGCGGGGTGTTCGGGGCCATGATGGAGGTATCGCTCGTGAACGATGGACCGGTGACCCTGGTGCTGGATTCACGCGATCTGCTGGGGCCGCGACGCGGGTAG